GATTTCGCCGAAGTGCAAATGCGGTGAGAGGCGGGCGGTGCCGGTTTGGGCGGGCAGATTGCGTGCTTCTTTGTAATCTGCACCCTGTGGCAAGAATGCCAGCAATTTTTGCATCGCCGCCGCTTCACCGACTTCCCAATGGGTCATCATCGCGGTATCCCAGCGGATTGTCGGCAATAAGCCCAACGCATCCAGAGGCAAACTATCCGGCAAATTGGCGGGCGCAACCATGCGTTCTGGCGTGGGCAGCGGCAAGTGTTGAATCCCGTGTTTCAGCATCGCTTTCCAAAACGGGGTGAACACTTTGTAAGGTGTGCCGTCGGCTTTTAAGACTTCCCACGGTTCATTCAGTAGGCTGGCATTAAAGCTGTGGACTTCGCAGGTTTGCTTGAGGGTTTCTTTAATGTGTTTGTCGCGGGCAAGGCTGGCGGGGTCATACACCCGATTCCAATACACATGGGTTGCGCCGGTGTTGGCGATCAATTGCTGTAAAACGGGGAGGGCAGCGCCTTGGCGTAAGATTAGGCGATTGCCTAGCGTTTGCAGGTGCGTATCGAGCGCCTGCAAACTGTGGTGCAACCATACCCGACTCGCCGCACCGAGTTGGCTGATGGAACTGGGCAGCGGGTCGTCAATAAAAACCGGAATAACCTGTTCACAAGTGCGGCAAGCTTGGTAAAGCGCAGGGTTATCCGCCAGACGCAAGTCTTGCCGTAGCCAAACAATCGCGATCGTCATACAGCGGCAACCGGTATGAGTACATGCGCAGGTTCTTTTGCCAGTACTTTATCAAGGGTTAAACAAATCTCGCTCAATTCTTCGGGCAACCAGTGAATATTGCGTAGCGGTGCAGTGCCGGGTTGTGACTCTGGTTTGGCTTCACCACTCAGAAAAACGGTGATTTGGGTCATAATGCTCAAGGCTTGCAGGCTGTCGGATACGTCAGTACTGGGCAGCAGTAAGGCATCAAATTCGGCGCGTTCGATAATCAGCGGTAAATGATCCAGCGTGGTTTCCGTGCCAAGCAAACTGACTTGATAACCGTGTTGGCTGATAATATTCGCGAGTAATAACGTTTCCAATTGCACTGCATGAGTTTGGGTATTGACCAGCAACACCCGTTTGCCATTGGCGCGGCTGTTGTAATGCAAATAGCGTGAGCCGAGTTTCACGCACAAAAATTCATGCAGGAAAGCGTAGTCAGCGCGGGTAGATGGCAACATTGCCTGCTGTTGCCACAGTTGCTGGTACAGGGGCAATATCAATTTTTTGGCGACCAATTCCAGCGAATACAACGATACGGCTTCGTTGAAGGTGTGTTCCAAGGAACGGGTATCCAGTTTGTGGATGCAGCGTTGAAACAGTGAGCAATAGTGCCGCCAAGGGTCGTCGGTTTGTACATCTTGTGCGGTGCGTAAGCGCATGGGCGGGGTTTCACCACTGTCGAGCACGTCACGGACGCGGCCTACGGGAATGCCTTGTTCCAGCAATATCAGCACTTGTTTGACACGATCGACGTCTTGGCGGCTGTAAAGACGATGCCCTTTCGGGGTGCGACGCGGCTTAAGTAAACCGTAGCGGCGTTCCCATGCGCGTAATGTGACAGTGTTCACGCCTGTCTGTTCGGATACTGTGCCAATAGGGAAGAGGGCAGTAATGTCGCTAGTGTTGTGATCAGTCACAAAAGTCATAGGATTTGTAGCAGCCTTGTACAGTAATCATCTAACTATAGGTGAGATGTTAATGACAGAACAGTATTCCCATGAAAATTATGGTTTAGAACAAAAAACCGCCCTTGGAAGAGCGGTTTTTAACAGGGTAAACGTGATGTTAGGTGCGCTTTAGCGACCAAACAGCTTGCTTGCCAGACCAATAGCGCCAGACACGCCACCGACCGAATCCAACAGGCTACCCATATCCAACGAACCGTTAGGGGAAGCTTTGTCCACGGCTTCTGGAACAGCCGCTTGCAGACCTTTCAGCGCTTGATCCGGGCTAAGACCTAATTGCTGGGCAAACGCTGCAATTTTGTCTTGACCAAACATTTGAGTCAGTTGGCTACCAGAAGGCTGGGCGTTTTGACCGTTGCCTAACCATGAAGCCGCCAGTGACGCCAAACCAGAGTCACCGCCACCTTGCATACCGGAAATCATGGAGGCTAAGCCACCCAAACCGCCTGCTTGTGCTTGATTACCGCTATTGCCCATGAGTTTCATCATGGCTGACGCAATTTCAGTGATCTCTAATTGACCATCACGGTCAGTATCCAATTGGCTTTTGAATACTTGGGTAGCAATTTGCATTATGTCCATGTGTGCCTGTACCTTTATTTAAATACTTTTCGGAATGCGAATTTTTTGACCGGGGAAGATTTTGTCCGCGTCTTTAATGACTTCACGGTTAACTTCGACGATACGGGTGTATTTTGAACCATTGCCGTATGCTTTCTCAGCGATTTCCCACAGGGTGTCGCCTTTTTCAATCACGTAGAATTCGTCGTCACCACCGACTTGGCTGCCGTCCGCAATGGTCATGCCATCCGCTTTCACGGATTCGATGCCCATGGCATTGCCCGCCATCAATACGGCTTTTTCCAGTGCTTCAGCCGATTGCGCTTGACCTGTCAACGTAGCCACGCCGTCTTTGACTTCCACTTGCAAGCCTTCAACGCCAGGATTGTCTTCATTGATGTGTTGAGTCAGCGCAGCAGGTGCTTCTTCTTCCTTACCGAAAATTTTCTTGCCAATGTTACGGGCGAAATCAAACAGTCCCATCTTATTTTCTCCTTGGTTTACGTATGGATTAATCTCCATTCGTAGTATAGACGTTATTCAGCCAAAATTAACAACTGGCCTGACGGTCAGTCGGCAA
The sequence above is drawn from the Thiothrix subterranea genome and encodes:
- the lysM gene encoding peptidoglycan-binding protein LysM, whose translation is MGLFDFARNIGKKIFGKEEEAPAALTQHINEDNPGVEGLQVEVKDGVATLTGQAQSAEALEKAVLMAGNAMGIESVKADGMTIADGSQVGGDDEFYVIEKGDTLWEIAEKAYGNGSKYTRIVEVNREVIKDADKIFPGQKIRIPKSI
- a CDS encoding MerR family transcriptional regulator, which encodes MNTVTLRAWERRYGLLKPRRTPKGHRLYSRQDVDRVKQVLILLEQGIPVGRVRDVLDSGETPPMRLRTAQDVQTDDPWRHYCSLFQRCIHKLDTRSLEHTFNEAVSLYSLELVAKKLILPLYQQLWQQQAMLPSTRADYAFLHEFLCVKLGSRYLHYNSRANGKRVLLVNTQTHAVQLETLLLANIISQHGYQVSLLGTETTLDHLPLIIERAEFDALLLPSTDVSDSLQALSIMTQITVFLSGEAKPESQPGTAPLRNIHWLPEELSEICLTLDKVLAKEPAHVLIPVAAV
- a CDS encoding YidB family protein, with product MDIMQIATQVFKSQLDTDRDGQLEITEIASAMMKLMGNSGNQAQAGGLGGLASMISGMQGGGDSGLASLAASWLGNGQNAQPSGSQLTQMFGQDKIAAFAQQLGLSPDQALKGLQAAVPEAVDKASPNGSLDMGSLLDSVGGVSGAIGLASKLFGR
- a CDS encoding cryptochrome/photolyase family protein, which gives rise to MTIAIVWLRQDLRLADNPALYQACRTCEQVIPVFIDDPLPSSISQLGAASRVWLHHSLQALDTHLQTLGNRLILRQGAALPVLQQLIANTGATHVYWNRVYDPASLARDKHIKETLKQTCEVHSFNASLLNEPWEVLKADGTPYKVFTPFWKAMLKHGIQHLPLPTPERMVAPANLPDSLPLDALGLLPTIRWDTAMMTHWEVGEAAAMQKLLAFLPQGADYKEARNLPAQTGTARLSPHLHFGEISPRQAVYHTEHYLQTHPEADSGLRHFVQEIGWREFSYHLLYHFPHTQERALDARFDVFPWADDYAAVLNRWQQGQTGFPIIDAGMRELWQTGWMHNRVRMIVASLLTKNLLVPWQVGEQWFRDTLVDADLASNVFGWQWTAGCGADAAPYFRIFNPILQSQKFDPEGEYIRRWVPELHARDNKQVHLPRELGDGLRDYPLPVVDLKISRERALTLFKRI